The nucleotide window TATTGTGCAGCTGCGGCACCAATTCAGTGATCTCTGAGGCTGGCATGGCAGGAGTCATGGGGGTCATGGGAGTCATGGGGGATGGATACAGGGGAGTGGTACCCAGCAAGGGTGCGGTCATAAGAGGCTGTGGGTTGAAGAGCGGTGGTGTCTGGTCCGAGGCCTCCTGGGTTGCCTGCTGGGACGTTGTCGAAAGCTGACCTGTTGCCACCTTCGcctgctgctgctcctcctccAAAGTAGACAGACCGTCGGTGCTCTGAACCGGCTGCGGAGTCAGTCCTGTGCCATAATGCATCATTGGACTGAAGACAGGGATTCCAGGACTCATGGCACCTTGAGGGGAGGCCAGATATCGGTCAAATGGAGAGAGGCTATCATTCCGATCCATGATGTTCACTTTCTTCTTGGTGAACCAAAACCTTCAGAGTGGAGATTGCCTAGGAAAGCGTTCAGTCTTTTCCTGGAGCTAGTCTAGCACACTCTTCTCAGCAACCGACTTCTGTTACTGGAAGCTCAGCTCCTCTGTACTTCCGTGTCGAATCAAATCCCGGAGacaagagttttgggtgaagtagaaaagaatagctctACTACTTCGCCGCGCAAAGGGAGATGCACCACGCTTCTGCCTTAGAACCTATGAGTCTCAAACCGGAGAGAGCTTGAGGGTTTTTATACTGGTGGGGGTCTGACAAGGTTAGTGTGTGGGCGGGGCTTGCACTCCCTTAATCTCATCTCAGGTGGGTGGTCTCCTACTTTTGATGAGTTTATCTGgtccctttaatcttgcctcTTGTGGGTTCTTGACTGCAGCTCACTTTATTAGCAACTTTTCgcatctgccctttggaactcagggaaagtcATAATGACTGGATATGGATACACTAATGCAGTCTAATAAGCATACAAGTGGACTTCCTTCCATTTCTTAACCTCATAACTCCACTTAATGTTACATTATACAAAgcagtgtggtgtgtgtgttatttgctcggttgtgtccaactgtttgtgaccccatgaactatagcacaccagactcctcatCACTCATCAGTAGGCAGTGTGCCTCCCTGGGATGCAGCTGACATGAATTAgtgatggaggaggaggtggcctgCAGCACCCTGCATCCGGCAGGAAGACAGCAACGCAATGAAAACAAGGCTGCAGGGCTGTGCCCAGCTGAGGGGTGCCGTTCAGGCTCACTTCCTGCTCCCACCTCGCCAGCAACCTTGGGCGGGAAGTGAAATGGAGTGAAGTGTGGTGGGGAGACCTGGGAGGGCAAGACAAGCAGGCCTGGGGAGGCGCTCACAGGTGCTGGGTTCAGGCCACTCCAGATGAGAGATGAGGTCCCCTTGTGGCAGAGCCTGCTGCTGAGCTCCATTCTCCCAAATGGAGGGGAACCTTTGAGATCACCCATTTCAATGCCCTCCTTTTCTGCCTAGAAACCACTCATTACCCCCTTTCCTATCAGACCAGGACAATAACCTCACTTTTCAAGTGAGGCCTGTGCCCACCGTCACCTGCACATTCTCTCATATACCCTGAGGCTGGgattcccttcctcccttcaagATCTATGGTAAACACGATTCCTCACCTTTGGCCCCTCCAGGAAGGCAGCACCTATGTGCCgcgtgcccccacccccacccagtagGCTTCTCCTGGATTCCAGCTCCCTGAAAGGGGGGTGGGGTGTTTCAAATCTCAGTCCTGGAAGGAGAGATGACTGGGCTCCAGAGTAACCTTGGACAAATCCATTTCTCAGAGCCTCAGCTTTTTTCAGTTTCCTCCAAGTAAAATGGCGGGAGTATTGCAGTTCCCTTTGTGGTGGTTGTGGGCATGAGGTATACAAGGATGTTCAATAtttgccagggcctggggaccATTTGGAGTCCCTTGTTATTAGGGACTCTGTTCTCCAGGCGATCTGTGGTATATTGATTTGATTTGGACATTCACTCTGCCTTTGATGGTTATCCTTTCAACCTTTGGCCTATTTCTTGCCTGCAGAGGGCCATACATTATACTCCCAGAGGAGCCAGCTAAGTCGCTGAGTTCCCCTGCATCCATTGCTGGGGGTGTTTTTGAGGGGTCTATTGAGGcatgtgggtctttgttgcctaAACAAGGatggagcccacatctcctgctttggaaggaagattcttaaccactggatcaccagggaagtcccctgcttTGTATTTGGATCTTCTTTGCTCATCTTTTATTACCTACTCGCAAGGTGTAAATTTACTCTTGTTGGAATATCTTCATTACTCTCCTTCCTATCCTGTTCTTTCTATGGTGCCTATACTCTCCTGTATTCCTTTTAATAATttgattttgtttacttttactaTTTTTCCCCCCTATATCTGTCAAGGTCTTTATTTAGTAACCATGTCTGGCTCTAATTTGATGTTCAATGAATGCCCAATGAATATTTTTGACTAAAAATTTGAATTACTTTTTCATTactctattatattttatttttcttggaattGACTACTGTCTTTTTCAGCTGCATACTTGGCCTTTTCATTCCagagttctttttttgttttgtgccctttttgctttttcttttttaaaaaaactaatttgACCGTTcagggtcttaattgtggcatgtgggagatagttccctgacctgggattgaacccaagtcccctgcatcatgagcagggagtcttagccactggaccaccagggaagtccattttaacttttcttaaagttttaacTGTTTTCTTAATCTCTTTCAGCCTTGTTTGAAGTGTTACATTAGAGCTTTTAATTTGctttgtgtttgcattttttttggtGTCTTCTTATCAAAgtattttagttcatttttctcttgtaacACTTTGTATGGTTAGATCATagtctcctcctcctttccaaaGTTTAAATGAAATGTGTTGACCTGGACTACTGTGAGGACATTTCTGTGGAGAAGGAATGCCCTAGGTACCTTTTCCAGCTTCATGGCTTGAGGGATTTCGCTCAAGATAACGGTTATTTCTCTGCCATTTGGAGTGGAGCTTGGTTCAGAAAagtttttctgttgtttcttaCAGGTCAGTGGGGCTTGCCTGGCAAGGTGGTATTCTCACCTCAGATGTTGTATTTTGCTGTTGCAGAATTTTCTGAGTTCTTCATCTGGCACCTTCCCCTGCTCCCTACTCTTGGAACCTTTTCTTTCCCTTACCCCCAGTGCTACTTCCCTGCCCAATTTGGTTTTTCAATCTAACAGTTTTCTTTTCAGGTAAGATTTTGTCTTtctggaaggaaatatttgcTGGGCATTTCTGAAGTCCACAGTGCTAGATGGCCATGACACTATTTGATCTCTTGATACACCTGTTTTTGGTTTTGAACTCATTAACTCAGAGCCTGTGATGACTTCTCCCAGTTTTCAGCTCTTCTCAGACCTGTTAGTCCTGTTTGGttcaaataaacccaaaacaataccAGGGTTAGTTTGGGTCAGGGTGGTGGCAGTGAAGATAGAATTGGACAAGAGGAGAGATAATTTGGGGGTAAAACCATGAAGAATCACTGATGGCTCTGATGTAGAAGAGAGTTAAGTgtgattttagtgattttttgGCTTGAACAATTAAGATGGTGTTATTATTTACAGagatggggaagactgagggaagAATGATTGGTGAGAAGTGTGTGCTCTTTTGGTGTTCTAGTTGGAAATAGCAACAAATGCAGTTGGTTATGAGTCCAGAACTCAGGGGAGAAATCTAGCCTAGAAACAGAAATTTAGAGGTCACTGTCTCTGTCAGTTTGGGTTGCTTTAAACACATTATCATAGACTGGGTAGCTCAGCTAGCtctctgaccttttttttttttttttaattttttaaaacaagtacTTGCAGTCTATCAGCTGAGAGAAAGAGGGCCTGTATGGGAGGCACCAGGCAGGAGAAAGTTTGAGGAGAGCAGGGAGAGTATAAAAGACATTTCTGAGGGTGGGATATTTACTAGGGAAACCTGATGGACTGGAGGTTGCGGTcattagtttaaaataaaatgcatcacctatgccctctccctcctccacttccttcctttcttcttcgcTATTTAAGGCCCACTGAGGTAGGAGGCTAGGCAAGGTGGGGACCCAGAGAGGGTTCAGGGCTGAGTAAGGTAGCGGCCTAGCAAGGGTGGGGAGACTGGTTGCATGCAGAAGGTTGAGCAGGTgaagggaatgtgtgtgtgcgtgtgtgcgtgcttagtcactcaagttgtgtctctttgtgacctcatggattgtagcctgctgcgctcctctgtccatggaattctttaggcaagaatactggagggagttgccattcccttctccagggggtcttcccaatggagggatttaacctgggtctcctgtactgcaagcagattctttactgtctgagccatcagaaaGCCCCAAGggaatacataataaaatacaaaataaaaaatcacattagcaaaataatgttcaagctaataatatatacacacaacattGTAGAACGCAAACAGTTTTCATATCATGGCATCTTCTTGTTATCCAAGGCATTTTAGAGGCCAGTGCTTCGAGTTATATTTAgtaatgaggaaaataaagttgAGAGACTTCCCCAAAGTCACGTAACAACTTGAAGACATAGCTGAGACTAGAATTTTGAGATTCAGATTTCCAGGTCACTACTCTCTACAACAAAAGAGCAGTGCTTGAATACTTGATATGTTTATCATAAAAAAGGGGGTCTATCAGAATGGAAAATACTGGTCAGGAAAGAATAATCTAAtggcattttatttcttataaattccCCACTTTCAACTATTTGGAAAAACTGTGGTCATTCATAGATTTCTATCCAAAAAGTGGGTTTAAATTTACTTGGCTATTGCTCttccagaagaaaatattcattgaataggAACAGATCATTgacacaaaacaaacaacaaacagaaatgtagaaattagaactttattatatataaacatttccaGAATATAAACTGATTTTGTATCAagactcttttttaaaactgtatgtaaCTTAAGCTTATTATAATGTATGTCATTTTCCACTTTTCAATCTAGAAAATATACTGCAAGTTAGATCTAACAGaagaaaatatctatctaaaTTGCTTCACAGAGAAAACTAATGAATGTAAAAATACCCACCCCAAACTAAAACCCAACCAGGAAATAGACTCTGTTAAGCCTATTAATCTTACTTAAATATAAATGACCTCCCAAGGGAAAAATACTTCCACCATCACAGCAACCAGATGAATAAAAGCAGAGCCACTCTCGTTAAGGGGAAATTACATTATGTATAAGAAAAATGTAGTAATGATTttagaaaatgaggaaaaatatttccatgttGGATAGCAAGCGTACTCTGTTTCCTGTTCTCTTAGCCTTTGTACCTGCTCATGTAAGAAGAGGGATTTGAACATGAACACTGTAAAACCAAGCTTCTCAACTATTAGTATAACCCTGGGGGAACCAATGCAAGAGCTTCAAAATCCAAGAATAGACTGGTCCCAAAgcatttcctcctctgtccttTCTTGGCcttgttcctttttctcttttctgcgcTTACGTTCCTCTTTCTTAGAGGCTACATCTcggctttttttctccttccgGTTCTTAAGCTTTTCTGTACTGACTCTGACTGTTTCTGCCTCTGTTTTGCTTGTTTGGATGCTCTTGTATTTGTCTAAATCTATTTCCTCACAAGCTTTTTTCCTCTTATGCTTGGGCCGCTCctcctctggcttttctctgccttcctctgtgtGCCTTTTCCTCTTCTGGTGTATGTGTTTATAACTAGCCTGGTGGGCACTGGTACTATTTTCTGAGGAGAGGTGCCTGTAAACTCCAGATTCTACACTGTATGCGCTACAGTTAGACTCGTGCTGACTCAGGTTCGGGGGTACAGGCTTTCCTGAGAAACAGTCCCTGGTGACCTGAGAGCAGCTCAGGGAGTCTAGTCTCAGCCTGCTGTCATGAGCTGGTAGCCACTGAGGTAACTGCTTTTCCACTCTTTGTGAAATACTGCATGATCTTGGGTAGGTTTGGACGGTTCCATATGGGAGTCTTTGCTCAAACATTCTACACCTGGGTCTAGAGTTGACCTCTTCTTTGTACCCATAGGTTTCCAAATAATCCTCTCTCATCTTCCTGAAACAAGTCTTTGGCTCTAAGCCTCTGGCTTTCTGCACTTTGATATAATCTTCAAGTTCATCTTGAAAAGAGTCATAAGTCTTCTTTGAATGCTTCATTAGCTTGACAAGGGATTCTCTGTAGGTAGAAAAGATGGGAGAAAATTCTTCTTACTAGATTATTTAATTCTGAATATTTCCTTTACTCTTGAAGAGtctcaaaagacaaaataaagaagCCCCTTCCCCTATCCCAAAATTAAAATCTACTTTGGTGTAAAAGTTAAATATCAAGATATTATATGCCAAAAAGGAGCATGAGGAAGTCAAATATTGCTTACG belongs to Cervus elaphus chromosome 11, mCerEla1.1, whole genome shotgun sequence and includes:
- the KRCC1 gene encoding lysine-rich coiled-coil protein 1 isoform X2; translation: MKHSKKTYDSFQDELEDYIKVQKARGLEPKTCFRKMREDYLETYGYKEEVNSRPRCRMFEQRLPYGTVQTYPRSCSISQRVEKQLPQWLPAHDSRLRLDSLSCSQVTRDCFSGKPVPPNLSQHESNCSAYSVESGVYRHLSSENSTSAHQASYKHIHQKRKRHTEEGREKPEEERPKHKRKKACEEIDLDKYKSIQTSKTEAETVRVSTEKLKNRKEKKSRDVASKKEERKRRKEKKEQGQERTEEEMLWDQSILGF
- the KRCC1 gene encoding lysine-rich coiled-coil protein 1 isoform X1 produces the protein MRESLVKLMKHSKKTYDSFQDELEDYIKVQKARGLEPKTCFRKMREDYLETYGYKEEVNSRPRCRMFEQRLPYGTVQTYPRSCSISQRVEKQLPQWLPAHDSRLRLDSLSCSQVTRDCFSGKPVPPNLSQHESNCSAYSVESGVYRHLSSENSTSAHQASYKHIHQKRKRHTEEGREKPEEERPKHKRKKACEEIDLDKYKSIQTSKTEAETVRVSTEKLKNRKEKKSRDVASKKEERKRRKEKKEQGQERTEEEMLWDQSILGF